One window of the Macaca thibetana thibetana isolate TM-01 chromosome 1, ASM2454274v1, whole genome shotgun sequence genome contains the following:
- the LINGO4 gene encoding leucine-rich repeat and immunoglobulin-like domain-containing nogo receptor-interacting protein 4: protein MDAATAPKQAWPPWPPLLFLLLLPGGSGGSCPAVCDCTSQPQAVLCGHRQLEAVPGGLPLDTELLDLSGNRLWGLQRGMLSRLSLLQELDLSYNQLSTLEPGAFHGLQSLLTLRLQGNRLRIMGPGVFSGLSALTLLDLRLNQIVLFLDGAFGELGSLQKLEVGDNHLVFVAPGAFAGLAKLSTLTLERCNLSTVPGLALARLPALVALRLRELDIGRLPAGALRGLGQLKELEIHHWPSLEALDPGSLVGLNLSSLAITRCNLSSVPFQALHHLSFLRVLDLSQNPISAIPARRLSPLVRLQELRLSGACLTSIAAHAFHGLTAFHLLDVADNALQTLEETAFPSPDKLVTLRLSGNPLTCDCRLLWLLRLRRRLDFGTSPPACAGPQHVQGKSLREFSDILPPGHFTCKPALIRKSGPRWVIAEEGGHAVFSCSGDGDPAPTVSWMRPHGAWLGRAGRVRVLEDGTLEIRSVQLRDRGAYVCVVSNVAGNDSLSTWLEVIQVEPPNGTLSDPNITVPGIPGPFFLDSRGVAMVLAVGFLPFLTSVTLCFGLIALWSKGKGRVKHHMTFDFVAPRPSGDRNSGGNRVTAKLF, encoded by the coding sequence ATGGATGCGGCCACAGCTCCAAAGCAAGCCTGGCCCCCATGGCCCccactccttttcctcctcctcctacccGGAGGGAGTGGTGGCAGCTGCCCTGCTGTGTGTGACTGCACCTCCCAGCCCCAGGCTGTGCTCTGTGGCCACAGGCAACTGGAGGCTGTACCTGGAGGACTCCCACTGGACACTGAGCTCCTGGACCTGAGCGGGAATCGCCTGTGGGGACTCCAGCGGGGAATGCTCTCCCGCCTGAGCCTGCTCCAGGAATTGGATCTCAGCTACAACCAGCTCTCCACCCTTGAGCCCGGGGCCTTCCATGGCCTACAAAGCCTACTCACCCTGAGGCTGCAGGGCAATCGGCTCAGAATCATGGGGCCTGGGGTCTTCTCAGGCCTCTCTGCCCTGACTCTGCTGGACCTCCGCCTCAACCAAATTGTCCTCTTCCTAGATGGAGCTTTTGGGGAGCTAGGCAGCCTCCAGAAGCTGGAGGTTGGGGACAACCACCTGGTATTTGTGGCTCCAGGGGCCTTTGCAGGGCTGGCCAAGCTGAGCACCCTCACCCTGGAGCGCTGCAacctcagcacagtgcctggcctagcCCTCGCCCGTCTCCCAGCACTAGTGGCCCTAAGGCTTCGAGAATTGGATATTGGGAGGCTGCCAGCTGGGGCCCTGCGGGGGCTGGGGCAGCTCAAGGAGCTGGAGATCCACCACTGGCCATCTCTGGAGGCTCTGGACCCTGGGAGCCTCGTTGGGCTTAATCTTAGCAGCCTGGCCATCACCCGCTGCAATCTGAGCTCGGTGCCCTTCCAAGCACTACACCACCTGAGCTTTCTCAGGGTCCTGGATCTGTCTCAGAATCCCATCTCAGCCATCCCAGCCCGAAGGCTCAGCCCCCTGGTGCGGCTCCAGGAGCTACGCCTGTCAGGGGCATGCCTCACCTCCATTGCTGCCCATGCCTTCCATGGCTTGACTGCCTTCCACCTCCTGGATGTGGCAGATAACGCCCTTCAGACACTAGAGGAAACAGCCTTCCCTTCCCCAGACAAACTGGTCACCCTGAGGCTATCTGGCAACCCCCTAACCTGTGACTGCCGCCTCCTTTGGCTGCTCCGGCTCCGCCGCCGCCTGGACTTTGGCACGTCCCCGCCTGCCTGTGCTGGCCCCCAGCATGTCCAGGGGAAGAGCCTGAGGGAGTTTTCAGACATACTGCCTCCAGGGCACTTCACCTGCAAACCAGCCCTGATCCGAAAGTCAGGGCCTCGATGGGTCATTGCAGAGGAGGGCGGGCATGCAGTTTTCTCCTGCTCTGGAGATGGAGACCCAGCCCCCACCGTCTCCTGGATGAGGCCTCATGGGGCttggctgggcagggctgggagagTAAGGGTCCTAGAGGATGGGACACTGGAGATCCGCTCAGTGCAGCTACGGGACAGAGGGGCCTATGTCTGTGTGGTCAGCAATGTTGCTGGGAATGACTCCCTGAGCACCTGGCTGGAAGTCATCCAGGTGGAACCACCAAACGGCACACTTTCTGACCCCAACATCACCGTGCCAGGGATCCCAGGGCCTTTTTTTCTGGATAGCAGAGGTGTGGCCATGGTGCTGGCAGTCGGCTTCCTCCCCTTTCTCACCTCAGTGACCCTCTGCTTTGGCCTGATTGCCCTTTGGAGCAAGGGCAAAGGTCGGGTCAAACATCACATGACCTTTGACTTTGTGGCACCTCGGCCCTCTGGGGATAGAAACTCTGGGGGTAACCGGGTCACTGCCAAGCTCTTCTGA